Part of the Calditerrivibrio sp. genome is shown below.
AATAAGTGAGGATACTATATCTATACCCATATTAGATTTAATATCCCCGCAGCGAAAAATGCTCCTGTTATCCTAACAATCAGTATCATATAGCCATTGGCTCCAGCTCTGGATAAAACTGCCGTTTCTATAAACAGATTATGAGCAAGGCCCAAAAACAACCCAGCGATAGTCATCTCTTTAGTAGTAAGACTAAGGGGAACAAGAGCCGCAATAGCTGCATACATATTCAACATCATACCTGAAATAATACCTATAGCAGCCTCCCCAGGCAAACCTATTAAAACCATTAAAGGGGCACAAAATTGACCTATCTTGGTTAATACCCCTGTCTGTTTTAGGATATCCACAAAGATATACAGGGGAAATGTATAGATGATCATCTTATAGCTTATCTTTAGACCATTTAAAAAACCAGCTCTTATCGTATCAAAGATCATGTTAAAAGAGGAAGAAATGTTTTAAAGGTCCATGTCCCCGACCTATGTTTAAATCAGCCCCATGTAATATTGCATTATACACATAACTCTTTGACAGCATCACAGACGAAAAAAAATCATAACCCTTAGCTAAATTAGAGGCTATAGCAGACGCCATCGTACACCCAGTTCCATGGGTATTTTTCGTTTCCACCTTTTGCATGGCAAAGATCTCCATCTTATTACCATCAAAAGCTATATCGTAGGTAAACTCCCCTTCCAGATGCCCACCTTTTAAAAGCACATTTTTACAACCAAGCTTTTTTAGCTCGTAGGTTACATCTTTCATATCATCGAGAGTACCAATAAAATCGATCCCCAACAAGACTTTGGCTTCTTCAATATTTGGTGTAATCACATAAGCCAATGGGATAAGCTCATCTTTTAGCTTTGATATCGCTGAATCCTTCAAAAGTTTACTACCCCCTTTGGCCACCATCACTGGATCCACCACCAGTCTCTCCACCGAGTATTTTTTCATTCTATCCACTACCACCTCAATGATCTCAGAGGATGATAACATCCCCGTCTTTACTGCAGCAATATCAAAATCATTAAAAAGGGAGTCTATCTGACTGTAAATTATAGATAAAGGCAGATCGAATATATCAGTGACCCCTAATGTGTTTTGGGCTGTTATTGAAGTAATCACTGTAAGCCCATAAACACCATGGGCACTCATTGTCTTTAAATCGGCCTGAATACCAGCACCAGCTCCACTATCTGACCCAGCTATAGTTAATACCTGTATCATAAGACCTCCTTTACTACGTCATTGTGTAACAGTTATTTCAAACCTATTATCCCCAAAAAGACCATTTAACTGACTAAAAAAAGATAAACAGGGCTTTACCTTTAACTTACCGTTGATGTTTATCTTTACTCTATATTTGCCAGGATCTTCCACCGTGAGCTTTAATGCAGTGTTACCTGGATGTTGGTCTATAAGCTTTTTAAATTCTCTTAAATGCTCCTCTCTTAAGCCTAATAGATCAAATTTTACATTTATACCTGTAATTAATTTTTCAAGGGCCTCATTAGGTTCCATAATCTCATTAGCTGTAACGGCTTTTCTATCACCATTAAAGGACAATCTTCCACGAACTATTATAATATGATCCTCTTCCAGTAGAGCTATCTTTTCCCTATAAAGGGAGCTAAAGACCACCACATCAAAACTCCCCTCTAGATCTTCAAGGGTAACAAAAGCCATCTTTTCCCCTGTCCTTGTGGTGTGGGTTTTTATATTCTTAATAATACCACCGACCACAAGATCCTTCTCATCCTCCATCATTTCTATTTCATTGGAACTTGTCGTTAAGGTAAGCAGAATATTACTATATGCTGATAAAGGATGGTTTGTAAGATAAAAACCCAATAACTCTTTTTCCATTTTAAGTATATCATGCTCTGAGAATTCATCCAGATCAGGATAGAACTCATTATCCATCTCCCCATCAAACAAAAGATCCTCTATGGTAGTTATCCCCAATTCTCTGTTCCGTTGTTT
Proteins encoded:
- a CDS encoding nucleoside recognition protein, encoding MIFDTIRAGFLNGLKISYKMIIYTFPLYIFVDILKQTGVLTKIGQFCAPLMVLIGLPGEAAIGIISGMMLNMYAAIAALVPLSLTTKEMTIAGLFLGLAHNLFIETAVLSRAGANGYMILIVRITGAFFAAGILNLIWV
- the thiD gene encoding bifunctional hydroxymethylpyrimidine kinase/phosphomethylpyrimidine kinase; translation: MIQVLTIAGSDSGAGAGIQADLKTMSAHGVYGLTVITSITAQNTLGVTDIFDLPLSIIYSQIDSLFNDFDIAAVKTGMLSSSEIIEVVVDRMKKYSVERLVVDPVMVAKGGSKLLKDSAISKLKDELIPLAYVITPNIEEAKVLLGIDFIGTLDDMKDVTYELKKLGCKNVLLKGGHLEGEFTYDIAFDGNKMEIFAMQKVETKNTHGTGCTMASAIASNLAKGYDFFSSVMLSKSYVYNAILHGADLNIGRGHGPLKHFFLF